DNA from Stutzerimonas decontaminans:
CCCCTCTCCGGGGTTCTTTTCGCCTTTCCCTCACGGTACTGGTTCACTATCGGTCAGTCAGTAGTATTTAGCCTTGGAGGATGGTCCCCCCATATTCAGACAAAGTTTCTCGTGCTCCGTCCTACTCGATTTCACTTCTAAGATCCTTTCGCGTACAGGGCTATCACCCACTATGGCCGCACTTTCCAGAGCGTTCCGCTAAAATCAAAGAAGCTTAAGGGCTAATCCCCGTTCGCTCGCCACTACTAAGGGAATCTCGGTTGATTTCTTTTCCTCAGGGTACTTAGATGTTTCAGTTCCCCTGGTTCGCCTCACACACCTATGTATTCAGTGTGTGATAACCATCTTATGATGGCTGGGTTCCCCCATTCAGACATCTCCGGATCAAAGTCTGTTTGCCGACTCCCCGAAGCTTTTCGCAGGCTACCACGTCTTTCATCGCCTCTGACTGCCAAGGCATCCACCGTATGCGCTTCTTCACTTGACCATATAACCCCAAGCAATCTGGTTACTGTCTAATAACGTGAAGACGACATTCGCCGAAAATCCGCAATTTTACTCGCAAATTTTACCTTGACTTGAATAACCACCAGTGAAAGTGATCACTCAAATCTACTTCTATCACATACCCAAATTTTTAAAGAACACTTCTGGCGCAAAGACCAGAAATCAATACCCTCAAACATCCGGCAGGATGCCCAAGCAGCACTCATTTCTGAGCTTTCAGCGATTATCGAGTTAATGGTGGAGCCAAGGAGGATCGAACTCCTGACCTCCTGCGTGCAAAGCAGGCGCTCTCCCAGCTGAGCTATGGCCCCATCTACAGATCGGCCACATCCCATGACAATTGGTGGGTCTGGGCAGATTCGAACTGCCGACCTCACCCTTATCAGGGGTGCGCTCTAACCAACTGAGCTACAGACCCAATCGTCTCTCTCGGGTCGAAACCCAATCGCTTTTCGCTAGTGAATCAAGCAATTCGTGTGGGAGCTTATGAAGAAGCTGAAGTCTTCGATTAAGGAGGTGATCCAGCCGCAGGTTCCCCTACGGCTACCTTGTTACGACTTCACCCCAGTCATGAATCACTCCGTGGTAACCGTCCCCCCGAAGGTTAGACTAGCTACTTCTGGAGCAACCCACTCCCATGGTGTGACGGGCGGTGTGTACAAGGCCCGGGAACGTATTCACCGTGACATTCTGATTCACGATTACTAGCGATTCCGACTTCACGCAGTCGAGTTGCAGACTGCGATCCGGACTACGATCGGTTTTATGGGATTAGCTCCACCTCGCGGCTTGGCAACCCTTTGTACCGACCATTGTAGCACGTGTGTAGCCCAGGCCGTAAGGGCCATGATGACTTGACGTCATCCCCACCTTCCTCCGGTTTGTCACCGGCAGTCTCCTTAGAGTGCCCACCATAACGTGCTGGTAACTAAGGACAAGGGTTGCGCTCGTTACGGGACTTAACCCAACATCTCACGACACGAGCTGACGACAGCCATGCAGCACCTGTGTCAGAGTTCCCGAAGGCACCAATCCATCTCTGGAAAGTTCTCTGCATGTCAAGGCCTGGTAAGGTTCTTCGCGTTGCTTCGAATTAAACCACATGCTCCACCGCTTGTGCGGGCCCCCGTCAATTCATTTGAGTTTTAACCTTGCGGCCGTACTCCCCAGGCGGTCGACTTAATGCGTTAGCTGCGCCACTAAGATCTCAAGGATCCCAACGGCTAGTCGACATCGTTTACGGCGTGGACTACCAGGGTATCTAATCCTGTTTGCTCCCCACGCTTTCGCACCTCAGTGTCAGTATTAGCCCAGGTGGTCGCCTTCGCCACTGGTGTTCCTTCCTATATCTACGCATTTCACCGCTACACAGGAAATTCCACCACCCTCTGCCATACTCTAGCTCGCCAGTTTTGGATGCAGTTCCCAGGTTGAGCCCGGGGCTTTCACATCCAACTTAACGAACCACCTACGCGCGCTTTACGCCCAGTAATTCCGATTAACGCTTGCACCCTTCGTATTACCGCGGCTGCTGGCACGAAGTTAGCCGGTGCTTATTCTGTCGGTAACGTCAAAACAGCAAGGTATTAACTTACTGCCCTTCCTCCCAACTTAAAGTGCTTTACAATCCGAAGACCTTCTTCACACACGCGGCATGGCTGGATCAGGCTTTCGCCCATTGTCCAATATTCCCCACTGCTGCCTCCCGTAGGAGTCTGGACCGTGTCTCAGTTCCAGTGTGACTGATCATCCTCTCAGACCAGTTACGGATCGTTGCCTTGGTGAGCCTTTACCTCACCAACTAGCTAATCCGACCTAGGCTCATCTATTAGCGCAAGGCCCGAAGGTCCCCTGCTTTCTCCCGTAGGACGTATGCGGTATTAGCGTTCCTTTCGAAACGTTGTCCCCCACTAATAGGCAGATTCCTAGGCATTACTCACCCGTCCGCCGCTGAATCAGAGAGCAAGCTCCCTTCATCCGCTCGACTTGCATGTGTTAGGCCTGCCGCCAGCGTTCAATCTGAGCCATGATCAAACTCTTCAGTTCAATACTGCTTGGGTTTTGAGAAAACCCTAAACTTGGCTCAGCAATCGCAAATCTCTTTACAAGTAAAGAGTAACTCTCGAATAAACGAGTGTTGCTTTGTGATGCTGATAATCTATCTGACCATCAGTCTTACATTCACAAGCACCCACACGAATTGCTTGATTCAGTTGTTAAAGAGCGTTTCGATCAAGTCTTTCGTCTCAACCGAGGCCGCGCATTCTACAGCAGCCTTGTTACCTGTCAAGCTGTTTTTGAAGAATTTTTCGTTTCCTCTCAACCGCTTGCGCTTCCGATCAATTCGCATCTCTCGTCAGCGGGAGGCGAATCATACAGCGTTCAAAACCGCTGTCAACCACATCTTTCAACCGCTTCCGATCAACCTGACCGAAGCCACCAACAGGACTCAACCGCCACCCTGCCAGCCCGGCGCATTCTACTCGAATCCGCCATCCGTGCAACCCTTTTATTTCGCTAACCTTTTGATTTACAAGAGGTTTTGCTTGAGAACTGCGCCGGAAGTGGTGCGCATTATAGGGGCCTGAAATTCAACGTCAACCGTTTATTTCGACTTACGACGGAATAGTTTGCGTAGCCCTACGATGCGGCCGCTGGCGGTGAACTCACGTTCAGAACAACGCCAATGTATAACTGAGGATCACACGGTTTTCATCAATGTCACTGCGGTAGTTAGAGCGTGCCGCCACATTGCGGATACGAATGCCAACATTTTTCAACAGGCCGCTCTGAACGGTATAGCCGACATCCAGGTCGCGCTCATGAGCAGTACCCTCGAAGCCCCTATCTGTATCGACGTTATCGCTCGTGATATAGCGCACCGTCGCAACCAGGCCCGGAACGCCTAACGCGGCGAAATCGTAGTCGTATCGTACCTGCCAGGATCGCTCATCCTTCTCGGCGAACTCGTAGGTCGGGACCTCGTTGCCGAGCGGCGTTACGTTGGCGAATACCCTGGGAAATGCGTGATCGCCAAACATTGCCTGATAGCCAACATAGAATGTATGGCCGCCTCGTTTGGCTGAGAGCAGCGAATAGAATGCCTGGTTGTCGATGGCTCCCGCGAGCTTGCTTCCGTCCTCGTTGGAGTCATAAACGCCAAGGTTGGCACCAAGCGTCCAGCTACCCAGTGGCTCACTGTGCTTCAAGCCGATAAAGCGCTGCTTATATATATCTTCAAGCTGTGCATACCACGCGCTCAGCGAGGTACGTTCGGCGTTGAACGCATAGTCACCGCCCACATAGTTGAACGCATCGCTGAACCCGGCCTGCGGTGTACGCCCTAACATTGCTCGCATCCGACCATCGCCCGCCTCGTTGCGCAGGCTGGTCGAACGCAGATGCCCTCCGTGCAATGTCAGGCCGGCGACCTCGTTGGAAATGATACTGGCGCCCTGATAAGTCGGCGGTAGCAGGCGAATATCGCTGAACGTCAGCAAAGGGAGATTTGGTTGCAATTCACCAATCTTCAGCTCGGTGTCCGACACTCTCACCTTGAGCGCAGCACCGAACCGACTGTAGTCGTCAGCCGCGCGACCGTCATCGCCGACCGGCAGAAGCCCGGTCCCCACCCTATCGCGGCTACTGTCCAGCTTAAGCCCGAGTTGTCCGATTGCATCAACGCCCAAGCGAACCGTGCCCTGGGTATAACCGGACTTGAAGTTCAGAATGAAGCCCTGCCCCCACTCCTCCGCTTTCGACTGCTGATTGGCGCCCACGATGTCGGAGAAGTCCCGGCTGAAGTAGTAATTACGCGCTTGCAACGTGGCGCTGGCCCCATCGATGAAGCCGCCATCGGCAGCGTGCACTGAGGGCAGGACGGAAGCTGCGGCAACAGCCAGGGACAGTTTGGGGATCATTGTGTTCTGCATGCTAGATTTCTCTTGTTGTTGTTTGCAGGTGCACGCGGCCGACCCTCCGACTCGAAGTCAGAGGTGACGACAGCTTT
Protein-coding regions in this window:
- a CDS encoding OprD family porin; amino-acid sequence: MQNTMIPKLSLAVAAASVLPSVHAADGGFIDGASATLQARNYYFSRDFSDIVGANQQSKAEEWGQGFILNFKSGYTQGTVRLGVDAIGQLGLKLDSSRDRVGTGLLPVGDDGRAADDYSRFGAALKVRVSDTELKIGELQPNLPLLTFSDIRLLPPTYQGASIISNEVAGLTLHGGHLRSTSLRNEAGDGRMRAMLGRTPQAGFSDAFNYVGGDYAFNAERTSLSAWYAQLEDIYKQRFIGLKHSEPLGSWTLGANLGVYDSNEDGSKLAGAIDNQAFYSLLSAKRGGHTFYVGYQAMFGDHAFPRVFANVTPLGNEVPTYEFAEKDERSWQVRYDYDFAALGVPGLVATVRYITSDNVDTDRGFEGTAHERDLDVGYTVQSGLLKNVGIRIRNVAARSNYRSDIDENRVILSYTLALF